From Pseudomonadota bacterium:
CGCGATCCCGGCTATACCCCCCGATGGCTGCGCACCGAGACCATCAACGGTCTGGCCTGCGAAGTCATCGAGCTGCGGGCCAAGAACCAGGAGCGTCGCCTGCAGGTCGCCACCATCTGGCTCGACCCCGCAACGGGGACGCCACCCCGCACCGACTTCGACTACCTCGACGGCTCACGCGCATCCATCTCGACGCGATACGACAAGGTCTCGAGCTTCCTGCTGCCGCAGACGTCAGAGGTCGAGCTGCGCACGACGCTCGTGGGCGTCAGGGCCACGGTGACCTACCGCGATTATGTGCTCAACTCGAATCTCCCCGACAGCTTGTTCAAGCGGCAGCCGCAGTAAGCAGAAGAGCCCTCCGCTGCCGGAGGGCCCTGTCTGCGGGGCCGCTGAGCACCCGTCGCCGAGACGGCGGTCAGACGCTGTAGATGCCCAGGTTGTAGAGCGCGTTGGAGAGATAGGGCGGAAGCACCTCGGCGACATCGACCGCCTTCTCTGACGGCGGGGTGAACCGAGGGGGCCCTTTCAAGAACGCCTCTTCGAGCTTCGCCTGCTTCGCCTCGTCACGCTTCTGGCGCAAGAGCTCGGCAAGGTCTTGCTGATGGCCGAGCAGCTCCTGTGCCTCGGGGCTGTTGTCTTCGAGCTCGGCGTGTCGCTCCTCCATGGAGCGCATCTGACCGAGCTTCGCATCGGCGACCTCGAGCTGCTCCGGCGAGTAGAGGTCGCTCTTGAGCATCTCCTCTTCTTGCTGGCGCCCCATCGCCTGCGCCTTCTTGTGCGAGAGCATGATCATCTTCTGGAGCTCGCCCTGCACCGCGGGATTGCCCAGATCGGCCTTGTTGTTCTCGAGGAAGGCCTGCACGTTCTCACGCTCGCTCTTCACCAGGGTCTCGCGCTGAGACTCGTGCTTCTCTTCGAGCTTTGCCTTCGAGGTGGTCTCGAACTCTTCGCGCGCCACGCGCTGCGCCTTGGTCTCGGGGCCCGGCTTGACCTGAGGCTTGCCCTGACTGTCGAGCGCCACAGCCTGGCGCGGCGGCCCCTCGGCGGGCTTCTCTTCCGTCGTCTCGAGGTGGTTGAACCCGAAGAACCCGTCTTTCATGTCGCGCAGGGAATCCTTGGTCTCATCCATGAACCCCATGCGCTCCGCCGCGTGGTCTTGCTGCATCTGGCCCAGCCGCTGCGCGGCTTCGTCGGGGAAGGGCGGCGCCTCGACCTCGAACTGCTGGAAGGTCGACCGCTGGTCCCACGGGTGCTGCGACTGATGGACGGCCGCGTGGGCACCCTCGTTGAGGGTCTGCCGCAGATTGCTCATCATCTGCTGGTTCTGCTGCTGGTTCATACCGCCGGCAGCAGCCTGAGAGACCATGTTGGCGAGAATGCCGAGGCCCATCTGGGCAATGAACATCATCGGAGTTGGCCTGCTTTCATGACCCTCGTGGCCCGTGGGCGCAAGGGGCGACAACTGTCTGGTGGGCTATGAGAAGATTATCCCCCCCGCCGAAGCAGGTGTCAAGTGCGCGGCGTCACTCCCCGAGCACGATCGAGACCCGCTGCGCGCTACAGCGACGGGTGGAACGTGCTGGCCACCAGCGTGGCCCAGCTCGACAGCCCCGGCAGAAGACCGAGCACCACCGCCGCGACGAGACCCACGAGCATGGCGACGCGCACGCCGGCCGATATCGCGATGGGCGCGTCGCTCGTGGGCTCGAGCCAGTACACCGCCTTCAGCACGCCCATGTAGTAGAAGAGCGAGGCGACGCTGTTCACGATGCCCGCGAGCACGAGCCACGAGAGCCCGGTGTGCCAGGCTGCGGTGAAGAGGTAGAACTTGCCCACGAAACCAGACAGGGGCGGCAGGCCCGCCAGGCTCAAGAACGCCAGCAGAAGGGTGAGCGCCAGGGCCGGCGATCGTCGTGAGAGCCCGGCCAGGTCCTTGATCTCTTCTGACTCAGTGGCGGCGCAGCACGTGATGATGACCGCCCAGGCACCGAGCGACCCCAGCGTGTAGAGCCAGAGGTAGAACAGCACGGCCGCCGTGCCCTTCACCGAGGCCGCCGCCACGCCCACGAGCATGTAGCCCATGTGCGCGATGCCCGAGAACGCCAGCATGCGCTTGATGTTCGTCTGGTGCATGGCAATCAGGTTGCCCACGGTCATCGAGAGAAGCGACAGCACCGAGATGACCAGCATCCAGTCGCCCTTGATGTTGAGCCCCACCGCCGTAGCGCTGAAGCCCGTGGTGAGCACGCGGAGCAGCACGGCCATGCCGCCGATCTTCGGTCCGGTGGAGAGGAAGGCGGTGGTCGACACGGGAGCGCCCTCGTACACGTCGGGGGCCCACATGTGGAAGGGGGCCGCGGCGATCTTGAAGGCGAACGCGCCGAGCATGCAGAGCATGCCGACGATGAGCGCCTGGGGCGCGGGGTTGAGCGAGGAGATCTTCTGGGCGATCTCGGTCACGTAGATGGTGCCGGTGGTTCCCATCGTGAGGCTCGCGCCGAACAGGTAGAAGGCCGACGCCAGCGCGCCGAGCACGAAGAACTTGAGCCCCGCCTCGGCGGAGCGCTTGTTGCTCTTGCGACTGGCCGAAAGCACATACATCGGCATCGAGGTCATCTCGATGGCGAGAAAGATGGTGATGAGATCGTTGGCCGAGGCCAGGAAGAGCATGCCCAACCCCGTGAACATGAACAGGGTGTAGTACTCTCCGGGCCGCGAGATCTGGGTGCTGACGCACGGCGGCGCGATGATGAGCGCAAGCGCGGTGACAGCCAGCATGAGCGTCTTCAGGAACACGGCCGCGTCATCGACCATGTACGCGCCTCCGAAGAGCGCGGGCGACGCGTTGTGGTAGCATCTCAGGTTCATCAGGAGAGCGAGCAGACACGTGCCAGCGCCGACCCAGGCGAGCTTCTTCCGATCGGTGAGGCCCCAGGCCTCGAGGCCGAGCATGATGATCGCGCCGAGCGTGACGAGGAGCTCGGCCGGGATGAACTTCAGGCTATCGGCAATCACTGTTGGACGCCTCCCAGGGTCGACAGCAGATGAACCACCGAGGGGTGCATCGCGTTCAGCAGGATGCTCGGGCAGATACCTACCACGAGTGAGGTGAGGCCGAGCACGACCGGCCCGACCTTCTGGAAGCCACCGATGTCGGTGAGCTTCTCATGTGCGTGACCGTCGCCGTGGCCGTGGGCCTCGGCGCTCGGTCCGAAGAAGATCTTCTGCACGCAGCGCAGGAGATAGGTGGCGGTGACCACCAGCGCCAGCACCGTCACGATGGTGAGCACCTGGTTCTGGCGATACAGGCCGAAGAAGACCAGCGCCTCCGCCACGAACCCGCTCAGACCGGGCAGACCGAGCGACGCCAGCGCGGCCATGGTGAAGGTGGCGGCGAGGAACGGCATCCGGAAGGCCAGCCCGCCCATCTCCTCGATGTTGCGCGTGTGCGTCTTCTCGTACACGTAGCCGGCCAGGCCGAAGAGCATGGCCGTGACCACGCCGTGCGAGAACATCTGGAAGACGGCGCCCTCGACGCCCATGACGTTGTTGGCGCCCAGGCTGCTGCATCCGAGGCCCAGGAAGACCACGCCCATGTGGCTCACCGACGAGTAGGCGATCAGGTACTTGATGTCGACCTGCCGCAGGGCGCACAGTGCGCCGTACACCACGTTCACGGTGGCCAGCACCATGAAGAAGGGCATCCACGTGCGCGCACCATCGGGCATCGGGGCGATGGCCAGGCGCAGCACGCCGTAGCTGCCCATCTTCAGCAGCACGCCGGCCAGCAGCATCGAGAGTGCCGTGGGGGCCGAGGAGTGGCCGTCCGGCAGCCAGGTGTGGAATGGGACGAAACCACCTTCCACCGCAAAGCCGATGAACATCACCGGGAAGAGCCAGGTCTGCACGGCGTGCGGCAGCGGGTTCTTGCCGAGCTCGGCCATGATGGCCGTCAGGTCGAAGGTGTGCATCAGGGCGCCTGGGGTTGCCCCGGGCACCGTCACGTTCCACCACAGCGCCAGGATCCCGAGGAAGGCCAGACCGCCTCCCAGCTGCAGGTACAGGATGAGCTTGGTGGCGGCGTACTCGATGGAGACCTTGCGCGGCCCGCTCTTCGGAACCGAGCCCCAGATGCCGAGCAGGAAGTACAGCGGCACCGACGCCATCTCGTAGAAGAGGATGAAGAAGAAGAGATCGAGCGACATGAAGATGCCGAACACCCCCGCGATCGAGGCAAGCGCGAGCGCGTAGTACTCCTTGACGCGCTCCTTGATGCCAAACGACACCACAGACGACGCGAATGCCAGGATGCCCGTGAGCAGCACCATCGGCGCGTTGAGGCCGTCAACGCCCACGATGTAGGCGATGCCCAGGTCGGGGAACCACGGGAGACGCTCGACGAACTGCCAGTTCGCGCGCAGCGCGTACTCGAGGTTCAAGAAGTCGTAGTACATCTTCATCGACAGCAGCATCGAGGCAAACGTGGACAGCGCGGCGATTCCGCGCACGACGTCGTCCTTGCCGCGCGGTGTGAGCATCACGAGGACCATCGCCACCAGCGGCATCAGCAGGATTGTGGTGAGAATTCCCATCGGTCGTTACCTCTACGGCGCCGGCGGCATGGACGTTGAACCGCCCTGCACCTGCTGCCACCACTTCAGGGGGCTGAGAATGAAGTTCGGATCGGCCACGCCGACACCGACAATGATCACGCACACCGCGACGACCATCATCATCGCGTATTGCTGCAGCTTTCCAGACTGCTCCTCACGAAGCAGCTCGCCGATCAGATACACCGCCTTGCCCGTGCCCCGCACGAAGACGCCGTCGACGATGTTGGCGTCGACCCAGTTGGCGATGCGCGCGCCGAGGAACATGGTGTTGGTGGCCAGCCACGTCCAGAGCTCGTCGAACCAGTACTTGTTCTGCAGCACCTTGTACATCGGCCCGAGCGTTGTGCGCAGGCGCTCCTCGCCCTTGCGGGGGTCGGTGCCGAACATCGCGTAGGCGAGGAACACCCCCGCGACGGCGATGCCCGTCGAGATCAGCAGCAGCGGCCAGGGGTTGCCCTCTGCCGCGGGGGCCTCGGCGGCGTGATGGCCCGCGGTGAGGAAGTGCTCGTAGGCGTTCAGGTGAAGGGCCTCGGCGTTGAGGAACCCGAGGAACACGGCACCGACCGCCAGCAGCACCAGCGGAACCCACATGTTCGGCGGGTTCTCCTTGGGCAGGTGCTGCCCGAGGGGCTGCACCTCGACCGAGTGATGGCTGTCACCGTGCCCGTGGTCGTCATGGTGCTCGTCGCTCAGGCTCATGTCGTGCGGCGCGCCAGGGTCACCGCCACGATACTCGCCGTTGAAGGTGACGAAGTACAGTCGGAAGACGTAGAAGGCGGTCATGAAGGCCGCGGCATAGCCGAAGAAGGCCGGGATCTGCATCGACGGCGAGTGCACCGCCACGTCGAGAATCGCGTCCTTCGACCAGAAACCCGCGAACGGCGGGATGCCCGCCAGGGCGAGGCAGCCCATCAGCATGGCGGCGTGGGTGAAGGGCATGGCCTTGCGCAGCCCGCCCATCTTCCACATGTCGTTGGTGTTCACGGCGTGGATGATCGACCCGCAGCTGAGGAACAGCAGCGCCTTGAAGAAGGCGTGGGTGAAGAGGTGGAAATTGCCGGCCACGAAGCCGGCCGTGGTCCCCACGCCCAGGGCCATGAACATGTAGCCGAGCTGGCTCACGGTCGAGTAGGCCATCACGCGCTTGATGTCGTTCTGCACGATGGCGATGCTGGCCGCCATGAGGGCGGTGATGGCGCCGATCCAGCCCACCACGGCCGACGCCTCGGGGCTGGCCTGGTACATCGGGTAGCAGCGCCCCACGAGGTAGACGCCCGCGGCCACCATCGTCGCCGCGTGGATGAGCGCGCTGACGGGGGTGGGGCCTTCCATGGCGTCGGGCAGCCAGATGTGGAGCGGGAACTGGGCGCTCTTGCCCACCGCCCCGCAGAACACGAGGATGGCGGCGATGGCCACCCCTTGCGGGTAGGTCTTCGCCAGCTCGACCATCTTGTCGAGGGCGTTGTCCGGCCCCACGAAGTCGACCGAGCGGGCGAGCCAGAACGTGGTGATGATGCCGAGGAGGAAGCCGATGTCACCGAAGCGGGTGACCACGAAGGCCTTCTTGGCCGCGTCGGCCGCGCTCTTCTTGTAGTACCAGAAACCGATGAGCAGGTACGACGACAGGCCCACCAGCTCCCAGCACATGTAGATCTGCACGAAGTTGGTGGCGAGCACGAGGCCCAGCATCGACGCCGTGAAGAGCGACAGGTACGCGTAGAACTTGGCGAAGCCGAAGGTTGGCTCGTGGTTCATGTAGCCAGTCGAGTAGATCTGCACCAGCAGGGCCACCGTGGTCACCACCACCAGCATGATGGCCGACAGGTTGTCGACGAGCACGCCGATGCTGACGCTCATGACGGCCTGACCGTCAGCGTTGGTGGCCATGATCCAGGGCAACGAGGCGACCTGCGGACCCACGTCCGGATGGGCCAGTCGCTCGAGCAGCACGCCCGCCGACAGGAAGAAGGCAGCCGCGAGGCACGCCATGGCCACGATTGCGCTGAGCATGCGCTGGCCGCGCGTCACGAAGACGATGATGAGGAAGGCGAGCACGGGGAGCAACGGGATCAGCCCGGTGTACTGCATGACGCCTTGAGAGAGGGCGGCGACGGTCGCGCCGTGCGCGGGGGCCGCCTCGGTGATCTGGGCGAGGAAAGGTGTCACCATTTGAGGAGGTCGACCTCCTCCACGTTGATGTGATGGAATGTGCGGTACAGGGCGAGCACGATGGCTACGCCGAGGGTCACCTCGGCGGCCGCGACCGTGACCACGAAGAGCGCGAACACGAGGCCCATGGCGTGCTCGAAGCCGCCTCCCATGAACCGCGTGAACGAGACCAGGCTGATGTTCACGGCGTTGAACATCAGCTCGAGCGACATCAGCACCGCGACGGCATTGCGCCGGGTGAGCACGCCATAGAGCCCGATGCTGAAGAGGACCACCGAGAGGGTGAGATACTCGTTGAGGCCAACCGTGTTCACGCTACGATTCCTCCTTCGAGGCCACCATGACGGCGCCGATCAGGGCCATCAGGAGCAGCACACCCACCATCTCGAACGGGAAGAGAAAACCGCCCCGTTCCTGGCCCAGGAAGAGCTTTCCGAGGTCGCGCACGCTGATGTAGCTGTGCGCCGGGTCCCACGGGGCAAGGGCCCAGGTCTGGTGATAGATGGCGTACAGCGCGAGAAACGCGAAGGCCAGGCACCCGACCAGTGCGGGAAACTGCTGCGAGAGCGGCGCGTGCGGCTCTTGCTGACCGATGTGCTGGGTCAGCATCACGGCGAACTTCAGGATGACCGCGATGGCGCCCACGTAGATGAGCACCTGCACGACGGCGAGGAAGTGGGCGTCGAGCATTCCGTACACCGCGGCGACCGCGCCGAAGGTGAGCGCCAGGCTGAGGCCTGCGTGGAAGATGTTCGACGACCGCACCACGCCGAGAGCGCCGAAGAGCACGACGGCGGCGATGGCGTAGAAGAGATAGGGGTTCATGATGGTGTGAGGCTCCTTGGAGAGACAGGCGAGACGTGCGTCATCACGACATCGCTCCGAAGATCTGTTTGAAGACGGCTTCACCGAAGATCTGCTTGTACGCGATCATGTAGACTGCCGCGATGAGCAGGTTCACGAACGAGAACGGCAGCAGGGTCTTCCATCCGAAGTGCATCAGCTGGTCGACGCGCACGCGCGGGAAGGTCCAGCGGACCCACATCAAGATGAGAACGATGACCAGGGTCTTGGTCAGGAACACCACCGCGCCGAGCGCCGAGAAGAGCACGTGGGGCATGCCGCTGGCGCGCATCATCTGGGTGATGCCGAAGGGGAGCGACCATCCGCCCAGGAAGAGGGCCGCCGCCACCGCCGAGATCACGAACATGTTCGAGAACTCTGCGAGGAAGAACATGGCGAACTGCATGCCGCTGTACTCGGTGACGAAGCCGGCCACCAGCTCAGACTCTCCCTCAGGCAGGTCGAAGGGGGGGCGGTTGGTCTCGGCGGTGCCCGCAATGATGAACACCACGAATCCGATGATGTTCGGCCAGATGAACCAGGCGGTGCGCTCCTGAACCTGTATGATCTCCTGCAGGCTGAGCGAGCCCGCCATCAGCACGGGGCCGAGCACGGCGAAGATCATGGGGATCTCGTACGAGATCATCTGGGCCACCGAGCGAAGGCCGCCCAGGAGAGAGTATTTGCTGTTCGAGCCCCAGCCGGCCATCATGATGCCGAGCACGGTCATGGAGCCCACGGCGAGCAGGTACAGCACGCCCACGTTGAGATCGCTCACCGAGGCGTCCGGGCCGAAGGGAATCACCACGTAGGCCATCAGCGAGGCCGCGAAGACGATGCACGGCGCGAGCACGAAGACGATGTAGTCGACATCGGCCGGCGTCACCGTCTCCTTGGTGAGCAGCTTGATGGCGTCGGCGGCCGTCTGGAGAAGGCCGCCGAACCACATGTTGCCGCTGCGAAGGAAGCTGGGGCCAGAGGTCATGGGGCCCATGCGCCGCTGGATTCGCGCGCTGATCTTGCGCTCGAGCCAGATGAGGAACAGCACGAGCACGCTGATGAAGCCGATGATGAGGCCCATGCTGATGAGCATCAGCACGACCTTCATCGTGAGGAGCTGGCGCACCGCGTCTGGCAGGGGGAGCTGGTTGAAGAGCGCCTCGAAGGCGTGGTCGAATCCGTTCATCGATCGATCTCCGGAAGCACGAGGTCAAAGCTCGCGTTGATGGCAATGAGGTCGGCCACGAGGGCACCCCGCATCAGCACGGGCAGCACCGACAGGTTGCTGTACGAGGGGGTGCGGAACTTGCAGCGCCAGGCCTTCTCGGAACCGTTCGAGACGAGGTAGCACCCCATGTCGCCACGGGAGTTCTCGATGCGCGAGTACACCTCGCCCTCGGGAATCCAGATGCGGTTGGGCAGCACCGCCTTGGCGCGCCCCTTCGGCAACCGCGCGAGGCACTGCTGCACGATCTTCACGCTCTGGCGCATCTCGTCCATGCGCACCTTGTAGCGCGCCCAGCAGTCGGAGCCTTCCTGCGTGGGGATGTCGAAGTCGAGCTCGGGGTAGATGCTGTACGGCACGGCCTTGCGCACGTCGTACTTCACGCCGCACGCGCGGATGTTGGGCCCCGAGACCCCGTGGGCGAGGGCCACGTCACGTGGCAGCACGCCGACCCCCTTGGTGCGCTTGAGGAAGATGGCGCTCTCGGT
This genomic window contains:
- a CDS encoding outer membrane lipoprotein-sorting protein — translated: MSLSRAIAFVCLLTLLFASASAAGDNPQRKAENLLAQADRRLAALRDFKAELRARARLSLLPAIELTGHMYFKRPNHLKLEFDHLPSMLSRVQQQLQAAPPYRDPGYTPRWLRTETINGLACEVIELRAKNQERRLQVATIWLDPATGTPPRTDFDYLDGSRASISTRYDKVSSFLLPQTSEVELRTTLVGVRATVTYRDYVLNSNLPDSLFKRQPQ
- the nuoK gene encoding NADH-quinone oxidoreductase subunit NuoK; its protein translation is MNTVGLNEYLTLSVVLFSIGLYGVLTRRNAVAVLMSLELMFNAVNISLVSFTRFMGGGFEHAMGLVFALFVVTVAAAEVTLGVAIVLALYRTFHHINVEEVDLLKW
- a CDS encoding NADH-quinone oxidoreductase subunit N — its product is MIADSLKFIPAELLVTLGAIIMLGLEAWGLTDRKKLAWVGAGTCLLALLMNLRCYHNASPALFGGAYMVDDAAVFLKTLMLAVTALALIIAPPCVSTQISRPGEYYTLFMFTGLGMLFLASANDLITIFLAIEMTSMPMYVLSASRKSNKRSAEAGLKFFVLGALASAFYLFGASLTMGTTGTIYVTEIAQKISSLNPAPQALIVGMLCMLGAFAFKIAAAPFHMWAPDVYEGAPVSTTAFLSTGPKIGGMAVLLRVLTTGFSATAVGLNIKGDWMLVISVLSLLSMTVGNLIAMHQTNIKRMLAFSGIAHMGYMLVGVAAASVKGTAAVLFYLWLYTLGSLGAWAVIITCCAATESEEIKDLAGLSRRSPALALTLLLAFLSLAGLPPLSGFVGKFYLFTAAWHTGLSWLVLAGIVNSVASLFYYMGVLKAVYWLEPTSDAPIAISAGVRVAMLVGLVAAVVLGLLPGLSSWATLVASTFHPSL
- a CDS encoding NADH-quinone oxidoreductase subunit M, which codes for MGILTTILLMPLVAMVLVMLTPRGKDDVVRGIAALSTFASMLLSMKMYYDFLNLEYALRANWQFVERLPWFPDLGIAYIVGVDGLNAPMVLLTGILAFASSVVSFGIKERVKEYYALALASIAGVFGIFMSLDLFFFILFYEMASVPLYFLLGIWGSVPKSGPRKVSIEYAATKLILYLQLGGGLAFLGILALWWNVTVPGATPGALMHTFDLTAIMAELGKNPLPHAVQTWLFPVMFIGFAVEGGFVPFHTWLPDGHSSAPTALSMLLAGVLLKMGSYGVLRLAIAPMPDGARTWMPFFMVLATVNVVYGALCALRQVDIKYLIAYSSVSHMGVVFLGLGCSSLGANNVMGVEGAVFQMFSHGVVTAMLFGLAGYVYEKTHTRNIEEMGGLAFRMPFLAATFTMAALASLGLPGLSGFVAEALVFFGLYRQNQVLTIVTVLALVVTATYLLRCVQKIFFGPSAEAHGHGDGHAHEKLTDIGGFQKVGPVVLGLTSLVVGICPSILLNAMHPSVVHLLSTLGGVQQ
- a CDS encoding NADH-quinone oxidoreductase subunit L; translation: MVTPFLAQITEAAPAHGATVAALSQGVMQYTGLIPLLPVLAFLIIVFVTRGQRMLSAIVAMACLAAAFFLSAGVLLERLAHPDVGPQVASLPWIMATNADGQAVMSVSIGVLVDNLSAIMLVVVTTVALLVQIYSTGYMNHEPTFGFAKFYAYLSLFTASMLGLVLATNFVQIYMCWELVGLSSYLLIGFWYYKKSAADAAKKAFVVTRFGDIGFLLGIITTFWLARSVDFVGPDNALDKMVELAKTYPQGVAIAAILVFCGAVGKSAQFPLHIWLPDAMEGPTPVSALIHAATMVAAGVYLVGRCYPMYQASPEASAVVGWIGAITALMAASIAIVQNDIKRVMAYSTVSQLGYMFMALGVGTTAGFVAGNFHLFTHAFFKALLFLSCGSIIHAVNTNDMWKMGGLRKAMPFTHAAMLMGCLALAGIPPFAGFWSKDAILDVAVHSPSMQIPAFFGYAAAFMTAFYVFRLYFVTFNGEYRGGDPGAPHDMSLSDEHHDDHGHGDSHHSVEVQPLGQHLPKENPPNMWVPLVLLAVGAVFLGFLNAEALHLNAYEHFLTAGHHAAEAPAAEGNPWPLLLISTGIAVAGVFLAYAMFGTDPRKGEERLRTTLGPMYKVLQNKYWFDELWTWLATNTMFLGARIANWVDANIVDGVFVRGTGKAVYLIGELLREEQSGKLQQYAMMMVVAVCVIIVGVGVADPNFILSPLKWWQQVQGGSTSMPPAP
- a CDS encoding NADH-quinone oxidoreductase subunit J; the encoded protein is MNPYLFYAIAAVVLFGALGVVRSSNIFHAGLSLALTFGAVAAVYGMLDAHFLAVVQVLIYVGAIAVILKFAVMLTQHIGQQEPHAPLSQQFPALVGCLAFAFLALYAIYHQTWALAPWDPAHSYISVRDLGKLFLGQERGGFLFPFEMVGVLLLMALIGAVMVASKEES
- the nuoH gene encoding NADH-quinone oxidoreductase subunit NuoH produces the protein MNGFDHAFEALFNQLPLPDAVRQLLTMKVVLMLISMGLIIGFISVLVLFLIWLERKISARIQRRMGPMTSGPSFLRSGNMWFGGLLQTAADAIKLLTKETVTPADVDYIVFVLAPCIVFAASLMAYVVIPFGPDASVSDLNVGVLYLLAVGSMTVLGIMMAGWGSNSKYSLLGGLRSVAQMISYEIPMIFAVLGPVLMAGSLSLQEIIQVQERTAWFIWPNIIGFVVFIIAGTAETNRPPFDLPEGESELVAGFVTEYSGMQFAMFFLAEFSNMFVISAVAAALFLGGWSLPFGITQMMRASGMPHVLFSALGAVVFLTKTLVIVLILMWVRWTFPRVRVDQLMHFGWKTLLPFSFVNLLIAAVYMIAYKQIFGEAVFKQIFGAMS